One Rosa chinensis cultivar Old Blush chromosome 5, RchiOBHm-V2, whole genome shotgun sequence genomic region harbors:
- the LOC112164731 gene encoding protein transport protein Sec61 subunit alpha codes for MGGGFRVLHLVRPFLSFLPEVQSADRKVPFREKVIYTVISLFIFLVCSQLPLYGIHSTTGADPFYWMRVILASNRGTVMELGITPIVTSGLVMQLLAGSKIIEVDNNVREDRALLNGAQKLLGILIAIGEAVAYVLSGMYGSVGQLGVGNAILIIIQLCFAGIIVICLDELLQKGYGLGSGISLFIATNICENIIWKAFSPTTINSGRGAEFEGAVIALFHLLITRTDKVRALREAFYRQNLPNVTNLLATVLIFLIVIYFQGFRVVLPVRSKNARGQQGSYPIKLFYTSNMPIILQSALVSNLYFISQLLYRRYSGNFLVNLLGKWKESEYSGGQFVPVGGLAYYITAPSSLADMAANPFHALFYLVFMLSACALFSKTWIEVSGSSAKDVAKQLKEQQMVMPGHRESNLQKELNRYIPTAAAFGGMCIGALTVLADFMGAIGSGTGILLAVTIIYQYFETFEKERASELGFFGF; via the exons ATGGGAGGTGGATTTAGGGTTCTTCATTTAGTGCGGCCCTTCCTTTCGTTTTTGCCGGAAGTCCAGAGCGCCGATAGGAAAGTCCCGTTCAGAGAGAAGGTCATCTACACTGTCATCTCGCTCTTCATTTTCTTGGTGTGCAGTCAGCTCCCTCTGTATGGCATTCACTCCACCACGGGAGCAGATCCCTTCTATTGGATGCGTGTTATTCTCGCTTCCAATCGGGGGACTGTCATGGAGCTTGGGATCACCCCAATTGTCACATCTGGGCTGGTGATGCAGCTCCTTGCCGGGTCAAAGATTATTGAAGTTGACAACAATGTGCGCGAGGATCGTGCCCTCCT AAATGGAGCACAAAAGTTATTGGGTATCCTGATAGCTATTGGTGAGGCAGTTGCCTATGTTCTATCTGGCATGTATGGTAGTGTTGGCCAACTCGGAGTTGGAAATGCCATCCTTATCATCATCCAGCTCTGCTTCGCTGGCATTATTGTGATATGTTTGGATGAACTCCTTCAGAAGGGATATGGTCTCGGCTCTGGAATTTCTCTTTTCATTGCTACCAATATCTG TGAAAACATTATCTGGAAGGCTTTCAGCCCCACCACCATCAACAGTGGCCGAGGAGCTGAGTTTGAAGGAGCAGTTATTGCTCTATTCCATCTGTTGATTACTCGAACAGATAAAGTTCGAGCACTTCGGGAGGCCTTTTACCGGCAGAATCTTCCAAACGTGACCAATCTGCTTGCCACAGTCTTGATCTTCCTTATAGTCATTTACTTCCAAGGGTTCCGTGTGGTTCTGCCTGTCAGATCAAAGAATGCCCGTGGACAGCAGGGTTCTTATCCTATCAAGCTATTCTACACATCCAACATGCCCATCATTTTGCAGTCTGCACTTGTCTCCAACCTTTACTTCATCTCCCAG TTGCTATATAGGAGGTACAGTGGAAATTTCCTTGTGAATCTTTTGGGCAAATGGAAGGAATCTGAGTACTCAGGCGGACAATTCGTTCCTGTTGGTGGTCTAGCATACTATATCACTGCACCTTCAAG CTTAGCTGATATGGCGGCCAACCCTTTCCACGCACTCTTCTATCTCGTCTTTATGTTGTCAGCATGTGCTCTTTTCTCAAAGACATGGATTGAAGTATCTGGATCCTCTGCCAAGGATGTTGCCAAGCAGCTTAAG GAACAACAAATGGTGATGCCTGGTCACCGTGAGTCAAACTTGCAGAAGGAGCTGAACCGCTACATTCCCACAGCTGCAGCTTTCGGAGGCATGTGCATTGGTGCATTGACCGTGTTGGCAGATTTCATGGGTGCAATTGGTTCTGGAACAGGAATCCTGCTTGCAGTGACCATCATCTATCAGTACTTTGAGACCTTCGAGAAAGAGAGAGCCAGTGAGCTCGGTTTCTTTGGTTTCTAA
- the LOC112202887 gene encoding protein GRAVITROPIC IN THE LIGHT 1 isoform X1, translated as MHMHAYALTRLFCLSFEYLSTVSPPSILLCVSHSPFPAFKSAFLTLSKESKSETPKVERANEKKLHPPMDSVSRSAVTPTKSRLARTIAKVLHLRGATGIAPVDGIQKGNSQEIGIQKINYQEIGIQKAKSQEIGIQKVKSKELGNQKFKSQEIGIQKVQDDRNAPKVRVTLSQSFEKNNEKLQERAALEALLAKLFASISSVKAAYAQLQYAQTPYDADGIRAADHTVVDGLKNLSELKRCFLKKEFDPSPETTLVLAEIEEQKSVLKTYDIMGKKLESQVRLKDSEVIFLGEKLEEANKLNKLLEKRVYQSGQLYVPDNLHLSGLSPSHFITVLRHTVRSIRSFVRAMMDEMKSAGWDIHTAANSIDGGEVVYWKEDHKCFAFEQFVCREMFDGFQYPNFSLPNEFLPEKKKQQQQLFFERFTELKPWKAKEYLSRNPRSAFAKFCRAKYLRLIHPKMEASFSGNLNQRNLVNAGEFPSTNFFSLFADMAKRVWLLHLLAFSFDPEAAIFQVSKGCRFSEVYMESVAEEAFLSTASEPLVGFTVVPGFKLGKTVIQCQVYLTSQLQSNPRKQR; from the exons ATGCATATGCATGCATATGCATTAACACGTCTTTTCTGCTTGTCCTTTGAATATCTCTCCACAGTTTCTCCACCTTCTATTCTTCTCTGTGTCTCTCATTCTCCTTTTCCCGCCTTTAAATCTGCTTTTCTTACGCTTTCAAAAGAAAGCAAATCGGAAACTCCTAAAGTTGAAAGAGCAAACGAAAAGAAACTCCATCCTCCA ATGGATTCAGTGAGTCGGTCAGCTGTAACTCCAACTAAGAGTAGGCTAGCACGTACTATTGCCAAAGTTCTGCATCTTCGCGGTGCAACAGGTATTGCCCCGGTTGATGGGATTCAGAAAGGTAACTCTCAAGAAATTGGCATTCAGAAGATTAATTACCAAGAAATTGGGATTCAGAAAGCCAAGTCCCAAGAAATTGGGATTCAGAAAGTCAAGTCTAAAGAACTtggaaatcagaaattcaagtcGCAAGAAATTGGAATTCAGAAAGTCCAGGATGATCGGAATGCTCCTAAGGTTCGGGTTACTCTGTCTCAATCATTTGAGAAGAACAACGAGAAGCTACAGGAAAGGGCTGCCTTGGAAGCTCTTCTTGCAAAGCTGTTCGCCAGCATTTCATCTGTTAAAGCTGCTTATGCTCAGCTACAATATGCTCAGACTCCTTATGATGCTGACGGAATTCGTGCTGCTGATCATACAGTAGTTGACGGGTTGAAGAACTTGTCTGAGTTGAAGAGGTGTTTCTTAAAGAAGGAGTTCGATCCTTCGCCAGAGACTACTTTAGTGTTGGCTGAGATTGAGGAACAGAAGAGTGTTCTCAAAACATATGATATTATGGGGAAAAAGTTGGAATCTCAGGTCAGGCTTAAGGACTCTGAAGTAATATTTCTTGGTGAGAAGTTGGAGGAAGCCAATAAACTGAACAAGTTGCTTGAAAAGAGAGTATATCAGAGTGGGCAGCTATATGTGCCTGACAATCTTCATTTATCTGGTTTAAGTCCTAGCCATTTTATTACAGTTCTTCGGCACACAGTCAGGTCCATTCGGAGCTTTGTTAGGGCGATGATGGATGAAATGAAATCTGCTGGTTGGGACATTCATACAGCAGCTAATTCTATCGATGGTGGTGAAGTTGTTTATTGGAAAGAAGACCACAAGTGTTTTGCATTTGAACAATTCGTTTGCAGGGAAATGTTTGATGGTTTCCAATACCCCAACTTCTCACTTCCAAACGAGTTCCTGccagagaaaaagaaacagcaGCAACAGCTCTTTTTTGAGAGATTCACGGAACTCAAACCTTGGAAGGCAAAGGAGTATCTTTCCCGGAATCCAAGATCAGCATTTGCCAAATTCTGTCGCGCCAAGTACTTACGACTGATTCATCCCAAGATGGAAGCATCATTTTCTGGCAATCTGAATCAGAGAAACCTTGTGAATGCCGGTGAGTTTCCAAGcactaatttcttttctttatttgctgaCATGGCAAAGCGGGTCTGGCTCCTGCATTTGTTGGCCTTCTCCTTCGATCCCGAAGCTGCAATCTTCCAAGTGAGCAAGGGGTGTCGATTTTCAGAAGTCTACATGGAAAGTGTGGCGGAGGAAGCGTTCCTTTCAACGGCATCAGAACCGCTAGTGGGATTCACAGTTGTTCCCGGATTCAAACTCGGTAAAACTGTCATTCAATGCCAAGTTTACCTCACCTCTCAGTTACAGTCCAATCCAAGAAAGCAAAGGTAA
- the LOC112202887 gene encoding protein GRAVITROPIC IN THE LIGHT 1 isoform X3 yields the protein MDSVSRSAVTPTKSRLARTIAKVLHLRGATGIAPVDGIQKGNSQEIGIQKINYQEIGIQKAKSQEIGIQKVKSKELGNQKFKSQEIGIQKVQDDRNAPKVRVTLSQSFEKNNEKLQERAALEALLAKLFASISSVKAAYAQLQYAQTPYDADGIRAADHTVVDGLKNLSELKRCFLKKEFDPSPETTLVLAEIEEQKSVLKTYDIMGKKLESQVRLKDSEVIFLGEKLEEANKLNKLLEKRVYQSGQLYVPDNLHLSGLSPSHFITVLRHTVRSIRSFVRAMMDEMKSAGWDIHTAANSIDGGEVVYWKEDHKCFAFEQFVCREMFDGFQYPNFSLPNEFLPEKKKQQQQLFFERFTELKPWKAKEYLSRNPRSAFAKFCRAKYLRLIHPKMEASFSGNLNQRNLVNAGEFPSTNFFSLFADMAKRVWLLHLLAFSFDPEAAIFQVSKGCRFSEVYMESVAEEAFLSTASEPLVGFTVVPGFKLGKTVIQCQVYLTSQLQSNPRKQR from the coding sequence ATGGATTCAGTGAGTCGGTCAGCTGTAACTCCAACTAAGAGTAGGCTAGCACGTACTATTGCCAAAGTTCTGCATCTTCGCGGTGCAACAGGTATTGCCCCGGTTGATGGGATTCAGAAAGGTAACTCTCAAGAAATTGGCATTCAGAAGATTAATTACCAAGAAATTGGGATTCAGAAAGCCAAGTCCCAAGAAATTGGGATTCAGAAAGTCAAGTCTAAAGAACTtggaaatcagaaattcaagtcGCAAGAAATTGGAATTCAGAAAGTCCAGGATGATCGGAATGCTCCTAAGGTTCGGGTTACTCTGTCTCAATCATTTGAGAAGAACAACGAGAAGCTACAGGAAAGGGCTGCCTTGGAAGCTCTTCTTGCAAAGCTGTTCGCCAGCATTTCATCTGTTAAAGCTGCTTATGCTCAGCTACAATATGCTCAGACTCCTTATGATGCTGACGGAATTCGTGCTGCTGATCATACAGTAGTTGACGGGTTGAAGAACTTGTCTGAGTTGAAGAGGTGTTTCTTAAAGAAGGAGTTCGATCCTTCGCCAGAGACTACTTTAGTGTTGGCTGAGATTGAGGAACAGAAGAGTGTTCTCAAAACATATGATATTATGGGGAAAAAGTTGGAATCTCAGGTCAGGCTTAAGGACTCTGAAGTAATATTTCTTGGTGAGAAGTTGGAGGAAGCCAATAAACTGAACAAGTTGCTTGAAAAGAGAGTATATCAGAGTGGGCAGCTATATGTGCCTGACAATCTTCATTTATCTGGTTTAAGTCCTAGCCATTTTATTACAGTTCTTCGGCACACAGTCAGGTCCATTCGGAGCTTTGTTAGGGCGATGATGGATGAAATGAAATCTGCTGGTTGGGACATTCATACAGCAGCTAATTCTATCGATGGTGGTGAAGTTGTTTATTGGAAAGAAGACCACAAGTGTTTTGCATTTGAACAATTCGTTTGCAGGGAAATGTTTGATGGTTTCCAATACCCCAACTTCTCACTTCCAAACGAGTTCCTGccagagaaaaagaaacagcaGCAACAGCTCTTTTTTGAGAGATTCACGGAACTCAAACCTTGGAAGGCAAAGGAGTATCTTTCCCGGAATCCAAGATCAGCATTTGCCAAATTCTGTCGCGCCAAGTACTTACGACTGATTCATCCCAAGATGGAAGCATCATTTTCTGGCAATCTGAATCAGAGAAACCTTGTGAATGCCGGTGAGTTTCCAAGcactaatttcttttctttatttgctgaCATGGCAAAGCGGGTCTGGCTCCTGCATTTGTTGGCCTTCTCCTTCGATCCCGAAGCTGCAATCTTCCAAGTGAGCAAGGGGTGTCGATTTTCAGAAGTCTACATGGAAAGTGTGGCGGAGGAAGCGTTCCTTTCAACGGCATCAGAACCGCTAGTGGGATTCACAGTTGTTCCCGGATTCAAACTCGGTAAAACTGTCATTCAATGCCAAGTTTACCTCACCTCTCAGTTACAGTCCAATCCAAGAAAGCAAAGGTAA
- the LOC112202887 gene encoding protein GRAVITROPIC IN THE LIGHT 1 isoform X2 has protein sequence MMDSVSRSAVTPTKSRLARTIAKVLHLRGATGIAPVDGIQKGNSQEIGIQKINYQEIGIQKAKSQEIGIQKVKSKELGNQKFKSQEIGIQKVQDDRNAPKVRVTLSQSFEKNNEKLQERAALEALLAKLFASISSVKAAYAQLQYAQTPYDADGIRAADHTVVDGLKNLSELKRCFLKKEFDPSPETTLVLAEIEEQKSVLKTYDIMGKKLESQVRLKDSEVIFLGEKLEEANKLNKLLEKRVYQSGQLYVPDNLHLSGLSPSHFITVLRHTVRSIRSFVRAMMDEMKSAGWDIHTAANSIDGGEVVYWKEDHKCFAFEQFVCREMFDGFQYPNFSLPNEFLPEKKKQQQQLFFERFTELKPWKAKEYLSRNPRSAFAKFCRAKYLRLIHPKMEASFSGNLNQRNLVNAGEFPSTNFFSLFADMAKRVWLLHLLAFSFDPEAAIFQVSKGCRFSEVYMESVAEEAFLSTASEPLVGFTVVPGFKLGKTVIQCQVYLTSQLQSNPRKQR, from the exons ATG ATGGATTCAGTGAGTCGGTCAGCTGTAACTCCAACTAAGAGTAGGCTAGCACGTACTATTGCCAAAGTTCTGCATCTTCGCGGTGCAACAGGTATTGCCCCGGTTGATGGGATTCAGAAAGGTAACTCTCAAGAAATTGGCATTCAGAAGATTAATTACCAAGAAATTGGGATTCAGAAAGCCAAGTCCCAAGAAATTGGGATTCAGAAAGTCAAGTCTAAAGAACTtggaaatcagaaattcaagtcGCAAGAAATTGGAATTCAGAAAGTCCAGGATGATCGGAATGCTCCTAAGGTTCGGGTTACTCTGTCTCAATCATTTGAGAAGAACAACGAGAAGCTACAGGAAAGGGCTGCCTTGGAAGCTCTTCTTGCAAAGCTGTTCGCCAGCATTTCATCTGTTAAAGCTGCTTATGCTCAGCTACAATATGCTCAGACTCCTTATGATGCTGACGGAATTCGTGCTGCTGATCATACAGTAGTTGACGGGTTGAAGAACTTGTCTGAGTTGAAGAGGTGTTTCTTAAAGAAGGAGTTCGATCCTTCGCCAGAGACTACTTTAGTGTTGGCTGAGATTGAGGAACAGAAGAGTGTTCTCAAAACATATGATATTATGGGGAAAAAGTTGGAATCTCAGGTCAGGCTTAAGGACTCTGAAGTAATATTTCTTGGTGAGAAGTTGGAGGAAGCCAATAAACTGAACAAGTTGCTTGAAAAGAGAGTATATCAGAGTGGGCAGCTATATGTGCCTGACAATCTTCATTTATCTGGTTTAAGTCCTAGCCATTTTATTACAGTTCTTCGGCACACAGTCAGGTCCATTCGGAGCTTTGTTAGGGCGATGATGGATGAAATGAAATCTGCTGGTTGGGACATTCATACAGCAGCTAATTCTATCGATGGTGGTGAAGTTGTTTATTGGAAAGAAGACCACAAGTGTTTTGCATTTGAACAATTCGTTTGCAGGGAAATGTTTGATGGTTTCCAATACCCCAACTTCTCACTTCCAAACGAGTTCCTGccagagaaaaagaaacagcaGCAACAGCTCTTTTTTGAGAGATTCACGGAACTCAAACCTTGGAAGGCAAAGGAGTATCTTTCCCGGAATCCAAGATCAGCATTTGCCAAATTCTGTCGCGCCAAGTACTTACGACTGATTCATCCCAAGATGGAAGCATCATTTTCTGGCAATCTGAATCAGAGAAACCTTGTGAATGCCGGTGAGTTTCCAAGcactaatttcttttctttatttgctgaCATGGCAAAGCGGGTCTGGCTCCTGCATTTGTTGGCCTTCTCCTTCGATCCCGAAGCTGCAATCTTCCAAGTGAGCAAGGGGTGTCGATTTTCAGAAGTCTACATGGAAAGTGTGGCGGAGGAAGCGTTCCTTTCAACGGCATCAGAACCGCTAGTGGGATTCACAGTTGTTCCCGGATTCAAACTCGGTAAAACTGTCATTCAATGCCAAGTTTACCTCACCTCTCAGTTACAGTCCAATCCAAGAAAGCAAAGGTAA